A part of Salvelinus sp. IW2-2015 linkage group LG16, ASM291031v2, whole genome shotgun sequence genomic DNA contains:
- the LOC111975822 gene encoding syntaxin-binding protein 3 — protein sequence MATVSEHGLKRVVWQRIKETIIEDCKKSEIWKILILDHFTTNLLSSCCKMSDLMQEGITIVEDLYKSREPVLEMKAIYFMTPTAKCVDAFIGDFKLKPKYKAAYVYFTDYCSDELFNKMKLYCGKYIRVCKELNISFLPQESQVFTCDNPGAFRSIYSPHCSQDKEETLETLAAQIVTLCATLDENPGVRYKKETVLENTILDNAKXLAALVDYKLTKHYDMDDNGKKKGKTQAQLLIVERGFDPVTPILHELTYQAMAYDLVPIKNDTYKYKSKDGSEKEALLNEDDQLWARLRHMHIAEVSEQIPKLVKEISANKKQPDGKITISGLSQLMKKMPHFRKQVAQKTVHLNLTEDCMNHFQKNVEKLCKAEQDLAVGSDVEGVKVKDPMRTLLPVLLHPHGTYDKIRAVLLYIFSLNGTTEENLNKLIQHVKIEEDPEFILNWRELGVPIISSPGFFPMRRSSRRDRTQEETYSLSRWTPLIKDVMEDAVENKLETKEWPHQSECPAAWNGSGAVSARQKHKASSQDERRSGSRLIIFVIGGISYSEMRSAYQVTQSVKSCEVIIGSSHIVTPMELLDDIQALSKPTTTKETFTIVKE from the exons ATGGCAACTGTTTCAGAGCACGGGCTAAAAAGAGTAGTTTGgcaaa GAATAAAGGAAACGATCATCGAGGATTGCAAGAAGTCTGAAATATGGAAG ATATTGATATTGGACCACTTCACCACCAAYCTTCTGTCTTCATGCTGCAAAATGTCCGACTTGATGCAGGAGGGAATTACCA TTGTGGAGGACCTCTACAAAAGCAGAGAGCCTGTACTAGAAATGAAGGCTATCTACTTCATGACCCCGACAGCAAAG TGTGTGGATGCCTTCATTGGTGACTTCAAGTTGAAACCCAAGTACAAAGCAGCATACGTTTATTTCACTGACT ATTGTTCGGATGAGTTGTTCAACAAAATGAAACTGTACTGTGGAAAGTATATACGTGTCTGTAAGGAATTAAACATTTCCTTCTTGCCCCAGGAGTCACAG GTGTTCACTTGTGATAACCCTGGGGCCTTCCGCAGTATCTACAGCCCTCACTGTAGTCAGGACAAAGAGGAGACATTGGAGACTCTGGCAGCCCAGATCGTCACTCTCTGTGCCACGCTGGACGAGAACCCAGGGGTCAGATACAAGAA GGAGACCGTGTTGGAGAACACCATTCTGGATAACGCCAAACYGCTAGCAGCACTGGTGGATTACAAACTGACTAAGCACTACGATATGGATGACAATGGCAAGAAAAAG GGAAAGACCCAGGCCCAGCTGTTAATCGTAGAGAGGGGCTTTGACCCTGTGACCCCCATCCTACATGAGCTGACCTATCAGGCCATGGCCTACGACCTTGTCCCAATCAAGAACGACACCTACAA ATACAAGTCTAAAGATGGTTCTGAGAAGGAGGCCCTGCTGAATGAGGATGACCAGCTGTGGGCCAGactcagacacatgcacattgctGAGGTGTCAGa ACAAATACCTAAACTGGTGAAAGAAATTTCTGCCAACAAAAAACAGCCAGATGGAAAG ATCACAATAAGCGGTTTATCCCAGCTTATGAAGAAGATGCCCCACTTCCGCAAGCAGGTTGCTCAG AAAACGGTCCATCTGAATTTGACTGAAGACTGTATGAACCACTTCCAGAAGAACGTGGAGAAACTCTGCAAAGCTGAGCAG GACCTGGCAGTAGGGTCTGATGTGGAGGGTGTGAAGGTGAAGGACCCCATGAGGACACTGCTTCCTGTCCTGCTGCACCCCCATGGTACCTACGACAAGATCAGAGCTGTTCTCCTCTACATCTTCAGCCTCAACG GAACAACAGAGGAGAACCTGAACAAACTCATCCAGCACGTTAAGATCGAGGAGGATCCAGAGTTCATTCTCAACTGGAGAGAACTGGGAGTCCCAATCATATCATCG CCGGGCTTCTTCCCAATGCGRAGGTCTTCTCGAAGGGACCGCACTCAGGAAGAGACATACAGCCTGTCCCGATGGACACCTCTCATCAAAGACGTGATGGAG GATGCTGTGGAGAACAAGCTGGAGACCAAGGAATGGCCACACCAGTCAGAGTGCCCAGCAGCCTGGAATGGCTCTGGGGCTGTCAG TGCCCGTCAGAAACACAAGGCCAGTTCTCAGGACGAGCGGAGGAGTGGCTCCAGGCTCATCATCTTCGTCATCGGAGGGATTAGCTACTCAGAGATGCGCAGTGCCTACCAGGTCACACAGTCCGTCAAGTCCTGTGAGGTCATCATAG gatcGTCCCACATTGTGACCCCCATGGAGCTCCTAGACGATATTCAGGCCCTGAGTAAACCAACCACCACCAAGGAGACCTTTACAATAGTGAAGGAGTGA